In the genome of Anaerolineaceae bacterium oral taxon 439, the window GGCTCAACGCCCTGCGTCGCGTCAAAGACAACGATCCCCCCGTCGAGTACGCGAAGCGATCGCTGAACTTCCGCAGTGAAATCAATATGTCCCGGCGTATCGATTACATTGATCCGATAGCCTTTCCATTCAGCCGTCACCGCCGCAGAAACGATCGTGATGCCCCGTTCGCGTTCCTGAACCATCCAATCCGTTACGGTCGTACCCTCATCAACGGAACCGATCCGATACGATTTCCCGGTATAAAATAAAATCCGTTCGGTCGTAGTCGTTTTTCCCGCGTCAATATGCGCAATGATTCCGATATTCCGGTACTTTTCCAACGGGAATTCTCGTGTCATATTTTCCCCAAAACCTCTTTACAATCAATTAAACGCGATAATGCGAAAAAGCGCGGTTCGCTTCCGCCATCTTATGCGTTTCCTCGCGTTTGCGGATCGCCGAACCCGTATTGTTATACGCGTCGAGCAATTCGCCCGCTAAACAGTCGTCAAAACTTTTTCCGGTTTTCTTTCGCGAAGCGTCGATAATCCAGCGCATCGCTAACGTCTGCCGCCTGCCGATCGTGACTTCCATCGGGACCTGATACGTCGCGCCGCCGACGCGGCGAGGACGCACTTCCATTACCGGACCGACATTGCGCAATGCAGTTTCAAGAACCTCGAGACCATCCTTTCCGGTCTTCTGGCTAAGAGTTCCCATGGCACTGTATACCAATCGGGTTGCAAGGCTGCGTTTGCCGTTTCGCATAATTCGGTTGATTAAGTTCGTCACCAGCTGGCTGTTGTAGCGAACGTCAGGCATGACTTCGCGTTTTTCCGGTTTTGTTCGTCGCATTTTTGATCTGTCTCCTTAACTCTTGGCTTTCGCCTTCTTCGTCCCATATTTCGATCGGCCCCGACCGCGTTTCGCAACGCCGGTCGCGTCCAAAGAACCGCGAACGATATGATAACGAACGCCCGGAAGATCGCGAACGCGTCCGCCGCGAACCAGGACGACGCTGTGTTCCTGTAACGAATGACCTTCGCCCGGGATATACGCCGTGACTTCAAAACCGTTCGATAAACGGACGCGGGCAATCTTCCGGAGAGCCGAATTCGGCTTCTTCGGCGTCGTCGCGCGAACGTTCGTGCAAACGCCGCGTTTCTGCGGCGCACCCTCAGCGACACGAGTGCGGCGCTGGCTGCTGGAGTTATAGGTATACTGCAGCGCTGGCGCTTTACTCTTAACCGATCGGGATTTTCGACCTTTCCTGACTAACTGATTAATTGTTGGCACTGTTAATTAGCCTCCCTGAAATCTGAATGGATCCGGTTTTCGCCGGGACCCATTTTACACAACAAAAACTAACCCCATTCAGGATTAGCGGGATTATTATATCAGTTTTTTTCTCAAGCGAGCCCTCAAACCCGAAAACAAACGCGCGAATCATGACAAAACATACAATAAAACGGTTCTATCAAACCCACGCCATCTCCTGATTCCCGAACGCCCGCCTATCGCCGCCTCAGACTCACCCGGAAATCAATCGACCTTCCATTCCGATACCGAAACGCAAAACCCGCACGCCATTCACTTCGCACAAATTCGAAACGCCGCGTTATCCAATGAAAAACCGAAATATGCGTCGGGTCCAATAGAATCCTCAAAACCGGGCCTAGGTTACCCGAGCCCGCTCGATCTTTTTTCCTAATCTTCTTCCCGCAATCTACCGAAGCGGCATCGTCTGCTTCTTGCTGATCGTTACGTCAACCGTCATCGGCGTTACCGACTGAACCTTGACGTTCGGGTATCGCGAAACGTCAACCGTCGGCATCAGCTGATACTGCCCGATCGGCTTATCATGCAGCTCGATAACGGCGAACAGGTCGGCCCCGAAAATCTGGTTCAACGTCGGCTCCGGACCGCTCAGGAATACGTCGATAACCTCCGGCGAAATCGTCGCGACCAGTCCGGCGTCGATCCCGATCGTATCGATTCGAACGTTCGAAACTGTCCGCGATCCCTCAACCGCGGAGACGCGGACCGTCACGTCGACCGCCTGATCCCCGACGAGTGTCGCGCCCTCCGGAACCATCAGACCAACCTTTACCGTCTCTTCCTCCGAAAAATCGTCAAGATTAATCAAATCCGTCTCGATAAAACCCGGGAGCGACTCGATCTGCGCCTCGTCCGAGCTGTAAATCGTCGCAACGGCTGGGTTAACGGTCAGTCCGTCTAAAACGTACCCGCGCGGCGTCGTTCCGGTCGTCCTGACTTTCACGACCAGGACCCGGTAACCGCCGCGAAGCGTGATTTCTTTCGTAACCTTGATCTTATCCGTCGAATATTTCAGTCCGCTGGCGATAACCGTCCCGTTCTCGTTGACCGCCGCCGGCGTCAGCGCCTTGGAAATCGTTTCTTTCGCGTTATCGACGTCCAGAACGACGCGAACAATATCGATCTGATCCAGCTGTGAAACCGGGCCGGAGATATCGACCGACGCGGGTTCCAGAACCGGATCTTCGGCCTTGAACGCCGCCGGAATGATTCCGACTTCGCTGACGACGATATCGTACGTTCTCGTCTCGTACTTTTCCAGGACAACCTTCGCGGTCAACGGGACGTAGGAGGTGATTTGGATCGGCGCGACCGGAAGCTCGATTTTGATCGGAACAATATGCTCCCCCGCTTCCAGATCGGTGACGTCGATAACCGCGGTCGCGCCGATCCGCTGGTTCAGGATCGTCGCCCAGGTCGAGACCGGCGCACGCATGAGGATACTGACCGTCTCCGGGAGCACGTTTGTCATCACCAGTCCTTCGCCCAGTCCGCGAACTTCGACCGTAACCGTATTCGTGAACCGCCGTTCTTCGGTCGGATCTTTCTGCATCATTGCGACGATCCAAACCGTCACCGCTAACAGCAGAGCCAGAATCGCCGTCGGAATCACTTTAAGAACTGAAAGGAAACCCTTTTTCATTTTTCCTCCGATTCCCCGATCTCCGCCAGATCGCTCGCTCTCTTCCGGGAATTGCGGAAAAAATTCGCAAGCCGAACCGCGAACGGGGCCGTCGGACGCGTCCGGAACATCTCGTTCAGCCGCGATTCCAACTTCTCGATCGTCAGCTGCTTATATATGACGCCCTCAAACGCAACCGAAATATGCCCGGTTTCTTCCGAAACGACGATCGTCAGGGAATCGTTCAGCTCCGACGTTCCCAACGCCGCCCGGTGCCGCAGGCCCATCTGCCGTCCCGGCGTTTTATCGAGAACGTTCCGCGACGACAGCGGCATAATGCACGCCGCCGCCTGGATCCGCGCGCCGCGAATAATCGCCGCGCCGTCATGCAGCGGCGTATTCGGATAAAAAATATTCGCCAGCGCCTCGGGCGTGACAACCGCGTCCA includes:
- a CDS encoding 30S ribosomal protein S12, whose protein sequence is MPTINQLVRKGRKSRSVKSKAPALQYTYNSSSQRRTRVAEGAPQKRGVCTNVRATTPKKPNSALRKIARVRLSNGFEVTAYIPGEGHSLQEHSVVLVRGGRVRDLPGVRYHIVRGSLDATGVAKRGRGRSKYGTKKAKAKS
- a CDS encoding 30S ribosomal protein S7, whose protein sequence is MRRTKPEKREVMPDVRYNSQLVTNLINRIMRNGKRSLATRLVYSAMGTLSQKTGKDGLEVLETALRNVGPVMEVRPRRVGGATYQVPMEVTIGRRQTLAMRWIIDASRKKTGKSFDDCLAGELLDAYNNTGSAIRKREETHKMAEANRAFSHYRV